In Cellulomonas sp. JZ18, the DNA window TACGCCGAGACGTCGTTCGCCTTCGTCTCGATGAACGGCAGACCGGTCATCGAGCCACCGCCCAGCTCGTCCGAGAGCTTGGCGCAGCGCTCGAGCAGGCGGGAGTGCAGGTAGAAGACGTCGCCGGGGTAGGCCTCGCGGCCCGGCGGACGACGCAGCAGGAGGGAGACGGCGCGGTACGCCTCGGCCTGCTTCGACAGGTCGTCGAACACGATGAGGACGTGCTTGCCGCCGTACATCCAGTGCTGGCCGATCGCCGAGCCGGTGTAGGGCGCGAGGTACTTGAAGCCGGCCGGGTCGGACGCCGGGGCGGCGACGATGGTCGTGTACTCCAGCGCGCCGGCCTCCTCGAGCGCGGAGCGCACCGAGGCGATGGTCGAGCCCTTCTGGCCGATCGCGACGTAGATGCATCGGACCTGCTTGGTCGGGTCGCCCGACTCCCAGTTGGCCTTCTGGTTGATGATCGTGTCGATCGCGATCGCCGTCTTGCCCGTCTGGCGGTCGCCGATGATCAGCTGACGCTGGCCGCGGCCGATCGGGATCATCGAGTCGATGGCCTTGATGCCGGTCTGCAGCGGCTCGTGGACCGACTTGCGGGCCATGACGCCGGGGGCCTGCAGCTCGAGCGCGCGGCGACCCTCCGTGGCGATCTCGCCCAGGCCGTCGATCGGCTGGCCGAGCGGGTCCACGACGCGGCCGAGGTAGCCGTCGCCGACGGCGACCGACAGGACCTCGCCCGTGCGGCGGACCTCCTGGCCCTCCTCGATGCCCGTGAACTCACCGAGCACGACGACGCCGATCTCGCGGACGTCGAGGTTGAGCGCCAGGCCGAGCGTGCCGTCCTCGAACTGCAGCAGCTCGTTGGCCATCGCACCCGGCAGGCCCTCGACGCGGGCGATGCCGTCGGCGGCGAGCGTCACGCGCCCGACCTCCTCGGTCGCGGCCCCCTTCGGCTCGTACGACTTCACGAAGCTGTCCAGCGCGGCGCGGATGTCCTCCGGCCGGATCGTCAGCTCAGCCATGGCGTTCTCCTCATCTGACGCACGCGGCGCGCGTGCGGTGTGTCGTGGGCCGGTGCTCCGGCGAATGTGTCAGCCGGCCAGCTGCCGGCGGGCGTCGGCGAGTCGGGCGAGGACGGTCGCGTCGATGACGTCGGGCCCGGCCTGCACGCGGAGGCCGCCGACGACCTGGGGGTCGACGACGACGTTGAGCTGGACCGCACGGCCCAGGGCACGGCCCACGAGGTCGGTCAGGCGCTCGCGCTGGGTGTCGGACAGCGGCGCCGCCGAGGTGACCACGGCGACCTCGCGGTTGCGCATCTCGGCGAGCAGGTCGCCGACGTGCTGGAGCGTCGTCACGAACTGGCGTCCGCGCGGCGCGACGGCCGCACGGCGGACGACCGCGCGCGTGGCCGGGCTGCCCGCGCCGCCGAGCAGGCCCTCGGCGAGGTCGCCGCGCGCCTGCGCCGGGTACGCCGGGTCCACCAGGCTCTGGCGCGCCTCGCGCTGACCGGCGAGCCCGCGCACGACGGCGAACAGCTCCTCCTCCACGGTGCCCAGCGCGCCGTCCGCCTGGGCGGACTGCAGCAGGGCCTGGAACGCGAGCCGCTCGGCCGCGTCCGCCAGGTCGTCGTCCGACGACCAGCGGGCCCGCACGAGCGTCTGCACGACGTCGACGGTGCGGGCGTCCGCGCCGTCCAGCAGCCGCGCGGCGAGCGCCGCCTTGGCGTCGCCCGGCAGCGACGGGTCCGCGAGCGTGCGCCGCAGCGACCCCGACGCGTCGAGTGCGTCGACGAGGGCGAACAGCTCGCCGCCGAGGCTGCGGGCCTGCGTGCCGGCGGCCTGCAGGACCGGGGTGAACCGGTCCTCGGCCGCCTGCAGCGCGGCCCTGCTCGTCCCGCGCATCAGCTCCCCTTGCCCGCGCTCGTCGTCGTGGTGGCCTCGAGGTCGTCGAGGAACCGGTCGACGACGCGCGACCGACGCGCCTCGTCCTCGAGCGACTCGCCGACGATCTTCGACGCGAGCTCGGTCGCGAGCGCGCCGACGTCGGCGCGCAGCGACACCGCCGCCTGCTGACGCTCGGCGTCGATCTGCCGCTGCGCGTTCTCGAGGATGCGCGCGGCCTCCTCCTGCGCGGCGGTGCGCGCCTCGGCCTTGATCTGGCTGCCCTCGGCGCGCGCCTCCTCGCGGATGCGCGCCGCCTCGGCACGGGCGTCGGCCAGCAGCTGCTGGTTCTCCGCCAGCGCTGCCGCGGCCTCGGCCTGCGCCGTCTCCGCCTGGGCGATGCCGCCCTCGATGCGGCGCGTGCGCTCGTCGAGCACGGCCTGGAACTTCGGCAGGACGTACCGGTAGAACGGCACGGCGATGCCGACGAGGACGACGATCGACCAGAAGATGTCGTACCCGGCCGGGATCAGCAGCTGGATCCCGCTCGGGGCCTCTCCCTCGGCGGCCGTCACGACGGCCGCGAACGCGGCCGTGCTCACGTGAAGAGGAAGCCGGTGATGAGGCCGAGGAGGCCGAGGACCTCGACGAAGCCGATACCGATGAACATGGTGGTGCGCAGCTGGCCGGCGACCTCGGGCTGGCGGGCGATGCCCTCGACGGTCTTGCCGATGAGGATGCCCAGACCGATACCCGGGCCGAGCACCGCGAGGCCGTAGCCGACGGTCGCGATGTTCCCGGAGACGGCGTCGGCGGCGGCGAGGATCATGCTGGTGTCTGCCACGGTGGCTCGTTCCTTCCGTTGGGTCCCCGGCCGGTCGGCCGGGGGCTCGTGGGACCGCCGGGCGCGAGCCGGGCGGTGGTCGGTGGTGTCAGTGCTCGTCCGCGATGGACAGGCTGATGTACACGGCGGTGAGGACGACGAAGATGTACGCCTGCAGCGCGGCGACGAACACCTCGAAGAGGGTGATGGCGAACCCGCCGAGCAGGCTCGGGACCGCGAAGACGGTCATGCCCGACATGGAGCGGACGAAGAAGTCCGTGGCGGAGAAGCAGAGCACCAGCATGAGGTGCCCGGCGACCATGTTCGCCATGAGTCGGATGGCCAGCGTCGCCGGCCGCAGGATGAAGACGGTGAGGAACTCCACCGGCGTCAGCAGCACGTACAGGAACGGCGGGACGCCCGGGGGGAACAGGCTCGTCTTGAGGAAGCCGCCGAGGCCGTGGTGGCGGATGCCGGCGCCGAGGTACATGACGTACACCCACAGCGCGAGCATGACCGGCAGGCCGATCAGCGACGTCCCGGCGATGTTGAGGCCGGGGATGATGCCCGTGAGGTTGAACGCGAGGATCGCGAAGAAGATCGTCGTCAGGAGGGCGACGTACTTGTGCGCCTTCTCCTTGCCGATGATGTCCTCGGCCACGTTGACCCGCACGAAGTCGAGCAGGAGCTCGGCGACGTTCTGCCCGCGGCTCGGCACGAGCTTCGCTCGGCGGGCCGCCACGACCATGAGGACCACGAGCACGACCGCCGCGATGATGCGGACGAGCTGCATGCGGTTGAACTCGGCGAAGGTGCCCTCGAACAGGACCGGGTGCGGGAAGAAGTCCGCGATGGTGGGCGCGTGGAAGCCGCCCTCTTCCGCGGCGAGCGGCATGGTCGTCGCGATGCTGGACAGAGCGGTCTCCTGTGGTCGTGATGCACGGTGCCGCCTCGTCGCGGGCACACCGGTGACACCTGGCCGTCGTGGATGGAGTGAAGCCTAACCCATCACCCGGGCGGTTCCGGACGCCCGGTCCCACCCGCCCGGGTGACGGCTCAGCGCGTCGTGCCGCCCGGCTCCACGTACGGCACGCGGCCGCCGTTCACGGCCCGGAAGTCGAGCACCGCGGAGCCGACCACGCCCAGCGCGAGGACCGCTGCGAGGACCCCCCGCGAGTAGAACTCCAGGTCCCTGACCAGCGCGAGCACGACGATCACGACGAGCACCTTGGCGAGCCACGTGCCCATGACGACCGCCGCCATGGTGTTCGGCGAGGAGTCGAGGGTGCGCAGCATCGCCACCACGGTCGTGGCGGAGAACACGAGCGCGAGGCCGACCCCGATGAGCGCGCCCCACACGCCGGGCACGCCGGCGACGAGGGCGCCCACGCCGACGCCGAGCACGGCCAGGACGGCCAGCAGCACGACGGTGTCGCGCAGGGCGCGGCGGAACACGGCGCGCGCCGCCTCCTGGGCCGGACGGGTGGTCGGGTCGGCCGGCTCGACGGGTCCGGTCGGGTCGGTCGTCACGGGGATGCCTCCACGGGGGTCGGGGTGCGCCCGCGCAGCGGGCCGAGGGTGAGCAGGGTGGCCACGAGGACGCCGACGCCGGTCGCGACCAGCACCGTGGTCGTCGACCACACGGCCAGCGCGGCGACGCCGAACGCCAGCACGGCGGTCCACACGTACATGATGAGGACCGCGCGGCGGTGGCTGTGCCCGAGGGCCAGCAGCCGGTGGTGCAGGTGCAGACGGTCGGGGTGGAAGGGGCTCTTGCCCTTGAGCAGGCGCCGCACGATGGCCAGCCCCATGTCGAGCAGGGGCAGGACGAGCACGGCGACGGGCAGCAGGATCGGCACGTAGGCGGGGAACTGCACACGGTCGACCACTGCCTTCGGGTCGATCTGCCCCGTGACGACGATCGCGGCCGCGGCCATGACGAAGCCCAGCAGCATCGACCCGGAGTCGCCCATGAAGATGCGCGCGGGGTAGGCGTTGTGCGGCAGGAAGCCGACGCACACCCCGACGAGCACGGCGAGCACGAGCGCGGCGAGGCTCGAGTAGTCGCCCTGGCTCGTGCCGCGCGTGAGCAGGTAGGCGTAGAGGAAGAACGCGGCGCCGCCGATCGCGAGCACCCCGGCCGCGAGGCCGTCGAGCCCGTCGACGAAGTTCACGGCGTTCATGGCGACCACGACCGAGACGACGGTGACGAACACCCACGTGCGCGTCGAGCCGACGAGCACCCCCGCGATCGGCAGCTGGTAGAGCAGCACGCCCTGCCAGGCCAGGAAGCCGGCGGCGAGCACCTGCCCCATGAGCTTGGTCAGCCAGTCGAGGTCCCAGATGTCGTCCGCCACGCCCAGCGCGCACACGAGCGCGGCGCCGCCCACGATGCCGATGACGGGACGTGGGTTGTCGAACAGTCCGGACAGGAAGGGCAGCCGGCTCGCGATGAGCACCGCCACGAGCAGGCCGCCGAACATCGCCATGCCCCCCAGGCGCGGGGTGGGAATCGCGTGCACGTCACGGTCGCGCACGGCCGTGATCGCCCCCCAGCGCAGGGCGCACCACCGTGCGAGCGGCATCAGCAGGTACGTGACGACCGCCGCGATCAGCATGACGAGCGCGTACACCCTCACGGGGCCGGGGCCTCCGGGGTGCCGTCACCGGCGGGCGCGCTGTCGGTGGGTGCGGTGCCGGCGGGTGCGTCGTCGGCGGGTGCGGTGCCGGCGGGTGCGGTGTCGGGGGACGCGCTGTCGGCGGGTGCGCCGTCGGCGGGCGGCGCCGGGGCCGGCGCGGCCGGCGGCGGTGCCATCACCGGCGCGACGGCGGCGAGCGCGGCGAGGTCGATGGCGCCCAGGCGCACGACCCGCAGCACGTCGCCCGTCGCGTCGACGATGGTGGACGCGACGCCCCCGGGCGCGACGCCGCCGTCGAGGATGACCGGCACGTGGGCCCCGAGCTGGCGGTACGCCTCCTGCGCGGTGGTCGACGCGGGCCGGCCCGTGCGGTTCGCGCTCGAGACCGCGAGCGGCCCGGTGCGGCGCAGCAGCGCGAGCGCGACGCGGTGGTCCGGGACGCGCAGGGCGACCGTGCCGTGCGTCTCCCCCAGGTCCCAGGCGAGCGACGGCTGGGCGCGCACGATCACCGTCAGGCCGCCGGGCCAGAACGCGTCGGCGAGGGCGCGCACGCCGTCCGGCACGTCGGTCGCCAGGCCGTCGAGCGTGCGCACGTCCGGGATGAGCACCGGCGGGGGCATCTGCCGCCCGCGCCCCTTGGCGTCCAGGAGGGACTGCACGGCGCGCGGCGAGAACGCGTC includes these proteins:
- a CDS encoding L-threonylcarbamoyladenylate synthase; amino-acid sequence: MSLIRIKDATDPGTWGPALDEAVNTISRGQLVVLPTDTVYGIAADAFSPRAVQSLLDAKGRGRQMPPPVLIPDVRTLDGLATDVPDGVRALADAFWPGGLTVIVRAQPSLAWDLGETHGTVALRVPDHRVALALLRRTGPLAVSSANRTGRPASTTAQEAYRQLGAHVPVILDGGVAPGGVASTIVDATGDVLRVVRLGAIDLAALAAVAPVMAPPPAAPAPAPPADGAPADSASPDTAPAGTAPADDAPAGTAPTDSAPAGDGTPEAPAP
- the atpB gene encoding F0F1 ATP synthase subunit A — protein: MPLAAEEGGFHAPTIADFFPHPVLFEGTFAEFNRMQLVRIIAAVVLVVLMVVAARRAKLVPSRGQNVAELLLDFVRVNVAEDIIGKEKAHKYVALLTTIFFAILAFNLTGIIPGLNIAGTSLIGLPVMLALWVYVMYLGAGIRHHGLGGFLKTSLFPPGVPPFLYVLLTPVEFLTVFILRPATLAIRLMANMVAGHLMLVLCFSATDFFVRSMSGMTVFAVPSLLGGFAITLFEVFVAALQAYIFVVLTAVYISLSIADEH
- a CDS encoding F0F1 ATP synthase subunit delta, whose amino-acid sequence is MRGTSRAALQAAEDRFTPVLQAAGTQARSLGGELFALVDALDASGSLRRTLADPSLPGDAKAALAARLLDGADARTVDVVQTLVRARWSSDDDLADAAERLAFQALLQSAQADGALGTVEEELFAVVRGLAGQREARQSLVDPAYPAQARGDLAEGLLGGAGSPATRAVVRRAAVAPRGRQFVTTLQHVGDLLAEMRNREVAVVTSAAPLSDTQRERLTDLVGRALGRAVQLNVVVDPQVVGGLRVQAGPDVIDATVLARLADARRQLAG
- a CDS encoding MraY family glycosyltransferase, whose product is MRVYALVMLIAAVVTYLLMPLARWCALRWGAITAVRDRDVHAIPTPRLGGMAMFGGLLVAVLIASRLPFLSGLFDNPRPVIGIVGGAALVCALGVADDIWDLDWLTKLMGQVLAAGFLAWQGVLLYQLPIAGVLVGSTRTWVFVTVVSVVVAMNAVNFVDGLDGLAAGVLAIGGAAFFLYAYLLTRGTSQGDYSSLAALVLAVLVGVCVGFLPHNAYPARIFMGDSGSMLLGFVMAAAAIVVTGQIDPKAVVDRVQFPAYVPILLPVAVLVLPLLDMGLAIVRRLLKGKSPFHPDRLHLHHRLLALGHSHRRAVLIMYVWTAVLAFGVAALAVWSTTTVLVATGVGVLVATLLTLGPLRGRTPTPVEASP
- the atpA gene encoding F0F1 ATP synthase subunit alpha: MAELTIRPEDIRAALDSFVKSYEPKGAATEEVGRVTLAADGIARVEGLPGAMANELLQFEDGTLGLALNLDVREIGVVVLGEFTGIEEGQEVRRTGEVLSVAVGDGYLGRVVDPLGQPIDGLGEIATEGRRALELQAPGVMARKSVHEPLQTGIKAIDSMIPIGRGQRQLIIGDRQTGKTAIAIDTIINQKANWESGDPTKQVRCIYVAIGQKGSTIASVRSALEEAGALEYTTIVAAPASDPAGFKYLAPYTGSAIGQHWMYGGKHVLIVFDDLSKQAEAYRAVSLLLRRPPGREAYPGDVFYLHSRLLERCAKLSDELGGGSMTGLPFIETKANDVSAYIPTNVISITDGQIFLQSDLFNADQRPAVDVGISVSRVGGAAQVKAMKQVSGTLKLDLAQYRSLEAFAMFASDLDAASRAQLTRGARLMELLKQGQYQPFPVEDQVASIWAGTKGKLDDVPVEDVRRFESEMLEHLRRNTDVLTTIATSGKLEDATVEALEKAIDEFRLGFLTFDGKPLVGDAEQDADVDVEQEQIVRQKRG
- a CDS encoding F0F1 ATP synthase subunit B, which codes for MSTAAFAAVVTAAEGEAPSGIQLLIPAGYDIFWSIVVLVGIAVPFYRYVLPKFQAVLDERTRRIEGGIAQAETAQAEAAAALAENQQLLADARAEAARIREEARAEGSQIKAEARTAAQEEAARILENAQRQIDAERQQAAVSLRADVGALATELASKIVGESLEDEARRSRVVDRFLDDLEATTTTSAGKGS
- the atpE gene encoding ATP synthase F0 subunit C produces the protein MILAAADAVSGNIATVGYGLAVLGPGIGLGILIGKTVEGIARQPEVAGQLRTTMFIGIGFVEVLGLLGLITGFLFT